One part of the Gemmatimonadaceae bacterium genome encodes these proteins:
- a CDS encoding methionyl-tRNA formyltransferase encodes MRLLFWGTPDFATPALRAIVGEGYDVVAVVTQPDRAQGRSRTELVPPPVKVVALEEGIPVLQPEQPKGDPAFLAQLRDLQPDLSVVVAYGHLLSQELLDLPRLGTWNIHASLLPRWRGAAPIQAAILAGDVETGVSIMRMVRKMDAGPVIVQAPTPIAPDETGGELTERLAELGALGIIEALTLLALGGGVEEHPQDDARVTLAPKLTRDAARLEFHRPAVDVARAIRAFDPRPGAWTTLRGDDTKLFGALTVGETHGAPGEVLDIDEHGALVACAHGGVRVGYLQVAGKRRLAALDLSQGRGLAVGDVLGG; translated from the coding sequence GTGCGCTTGCTCTTCTGGGGCACTCCCGACTTCGCCACCCCGGCGCTGCGTGCGATCGTCGGCGAAGGGTACGACGTGGTCGCGGTGGTCACGCAGCCTGACCGCGCGCAGGGACGGAGTCGCACCGAGCTCGTTCCGCCGCCGGTCAAGGTCGTCGCGCTCGAAGAGGGCATCCCCGTTCTCCAGCCGGAGCAACCAAAGGGCGATCCCGCGTTCCTCGCGCAGCTCCGTGATCTGCAGCCGGACCTGAGCGTGGTGGTGGCCTACGGGCACCTGTTGTCGCAGGAACTACTGGACCTTCCGCGGCTCGGCACCTGGAACATCCACGCGTCGCTCCTCCCGCGCTGGCGCGGCGCAGCGCCGATCCAGGCCGCGATCCTTGCCGGTGACGTCGAGACGGGCGTCTCGATCATGCGCATGGTCCGGAAGATGGACGCCGGCCCGGTGATCGTGCAGGCGCCGACCCCGATCGCCCCCGACGAGACCGGCGGTGAACTCACCGAACGCCTGGCGGAGCTGGGTGCGCTGGGGATCATCGAGGCGCTGACGTTGCTCGCGTTAGGTGGCGGTGTCGAGGAACACCCGCAGGACGACGCGCGCGTCACGCTCGCGCCAAAGCTCACGCGCGATGCGGCGCGCCTCGAGTTCCACCGGCCCGCGGTCGACGTCGCGCGTGCGATCCGCGCCTTCGACCCACGACCCGGTGCCTGGACCACCCTTCGCGGCGACGATACCAAACTCTTCGGAGCGCTCACGGTTGGCGAGACCCATGGCGCCCCCGGTGAGGTGCTCGACATCGACGAGCACGGCGCGCTCGTGGCGTGCGCGCACGGGGGTGTGCGGGTCGGGTACCTGCAGGTCGCCGGCAAGCGACGGTTGGCCGCGCTCGATCTCTCGCAGGGCCGCGGCCTCGCCGTCGGCGACGTGCTGGGAGGCTGA
- a CDS encoding PaaI family thioesterase, protein MAHLGATLARVEPGLVELGVARDARLLQQQGVLHAGVLTALLDSACGYAALTTMDVASDVVSVEFKVNLLAPASGQRFLARGTVLKAGRRIVVCRGDAFAMDGDQPRLVAAMQASMMAVSAG, encoded by the coding sequence ATGGCGCACCTGGGCGCTACGCTCGCCCGCGTCGAACCCGGACTCGTGGAACTCGGCGTGGCCCGTGACGCGCGCCTGCTCCAGCAGCAGGGAGTCCTCCACGCCGGCGTCCTCACCGCGCTCCTCGACTCGGCGTGCGGGTACGCCGCGCTCACCACGATGGACGTGGCATCCGACGTCGTGAGCGTGGAGTTCAAGGTCAACCTCCTCGCGCCCGCCAGCGGACAACGCTTCCTTGCCCGCGGCACGGTACTCAAGGCCGGACGCCGCATCGTCGTGTGCCGTGGCGATGCGTTCGCGATGGACGGCGACCAACCCCGCCTCGTCGCCGCAATGCAGGCAAGCATGATGGCGGT